TGCTTGGTGACTACCGGACGCAGATTTTCCTGTTCGCCATGACGGCGGCGTGTCTGGCGGCGCTGTTCGCGTTCTGGCTGGCGCGACGCGGCATGCGTCCGCTGCGACGATTGGCGGCGCAGACGGCGTCCATTGGCGTGGGCACACTCTCCACCCGGCTCCCGCAGCGCGATACGCCTGCGGAACTGGACGTACTCGTCACGTCGATCAACGCGATGCTCGGCAGGCTTGAGCGCGGGTTCACGCAATTGCAGCAGGTCTCGGCGGATATGGCGCACGACCTGCGCACACCGATCGGTAACTTGCTCGGGCAGACGGAAGTCGGCTTAAGCCAGTCGCGCGATCCGGCGTATTACCAGCGGCTGCTCGGATCGAACTTCGAAGAGTTGCAGCGTCTCTCGAAGATGATCGACAACATGCTGTTCCTCGCGCGCGCGGAACATGCCGATCACGCCATCGATCGGCACTGGCTGTCGGTGGCGGATGAATTCGAGCGCATCGCCGATTACTTCGAGGGGTTGGCCGACGAGCGTGGTGTGCGTATCGAGCGCGATGGTGGCGGTGAAGTGATGGCCGACGCGCAACTCCTGCGTCGCGCGATGGCGAACTTGCTGGCCAACGCGGTGCGGCACGCGGACGAGGGCAGTGTGATTCGTCTGATTGCAGAGCAGCGTGCGGGGGAAACGTGGCTGCACGTCGAGAATCGCGGTGCGACGATTGAACCGGCGCATCGCGAGCGGCTGTTCGACCGGTTTTATCGCGCCGACGCGTCGCGTCAACGCTCGTCGGAGTCCAGCGGGCTGGGGTTGTCGATCGTGCGCAGCATCATGCAGTTGCACGGCGGCGC
This window of the Pandoraea sputorum genome carries:
- a CDS encoding heavy metal sensor histidine kinase → MSLSTRLALGFALMAFAAMAVVGFVLYWKLEAQLVVRDDGALVTRVDQLRTLMQDVDAHDLIRDKPHLFANMLGNTESLLVVGYPGEPPLIQVNPGHARVPPVTPVAPDTPLTLDAVHHTQATDGTPFIYVAATAHGVAGQRDLQIVSGRLMTQRTRMLGDYRTQIFLFAMTAACLAALFAFWLARRGMRPLRRLAAQTASIGVGTLSTRLPQRDTPAELDVLVTSINAMLGRLERGFTQLQQVSADMAHDLRTPIGNLLGQTEVGLSQSRDPAYYQRLLGSNFEELQRLSKMIDNMLFLARAEHADHAIDRHWLSVADEFERIADYFEGLADERGVRIERDGGGEVMADAQLLRRAMANLLANAVRHADEGSVIRLIAEQRAGETWLHVENRGATIEPAHRERLFDRFYRADASRQRSSESSGLGLSIVRSIMQLHGGAWRVTSESGVTRFTLVFPKG